A single genomic interval of Primulina huaijiensis isolate GDHJ02 chromosome 7, ASM1229523v2, whole genome shotgun sequence harbors:
- the LOC140980910 gene encoding pre-mRNA-splicing factor SLU7-like, whose amino-acid sequence MATASVSFKSREDHRKQLELEEARKAGLAPAELDEDGKEINPHIPQYMSSAPWYLNAERPSLKHQRKWKLDRNYTNGWYDRGAKTFQAEKFRKGACENCGAMTHDKKACVERPRKMGAKWTGKNIAPDEKIETFELDYDGKRDRWNGYDAASFEHVVQRYEARDEARHKYLKEQQLKKLEEKNNNQNNEEDDVSDDEDNEDDLKVDEAKVDESKQMDFAKVEKRVRTTGGGSTGTVRNLRIREDTAKYLLNLDVNSAHYDPKTRSMREDPLPDMDPNEKFYTGDNHHRVSGQALEFKQLNVHAWEAFDKGHDVHLQAAPSQAELLYKNFKINKEKLKFQNKDTIMEKYGNAATEDELPRELLLGQSEREVEYDRAGRIIKGQEASLPKSKYEEDVCINNHTSVWGSWWKDHQWGYVCCQQTVRNSYCTGAAGIEAAEAAADLMKANIARKEASEETASTAEEKRLATWGSEVPDDLVLDQKKLAEALQKEDGRRREERDERKRKYNVKWNDEVTPEDMEAYRMKRIHHDDPMKDFLH is encoded by the exons ATGGCTACTGCTTCAG TGTCGTTTAAGTCGAGGGAGGATCACAGGAAACAGCTTGAGTTAGAAGAGGCGCGGAAAGCAGGGCTTGCACCTGCTGAGTTGGATGAGGATGGGAAAGAAATCAACCCTCACATTCCACAGTATATGTCTTCGGCTCCTTGGTATTTGAATGCAGAGAGGCCG AGTTTGAAACATCAACGGAAGTGGAAACTTGATCGAAATTATACCAACGGTTGGTATGATAGAGGTGCTAAGACTTTTCAAGCTGAAAAGTTCAGGAAGGGCGCTTGTGAAAA CTGCGGAGCTATGACTCACGATAAGAAGGCTTGCGTGGAAAGGCCCCGCAAAATGGGAGCAAAGTGGACTGGCAAAAATATAGCCCCCGATGAGAAAATAGAGACCTTTGAGCTTGATTATGATGGAAAAAGAGACCGTTGGAATGGTTATGATGCAGCATCTTTTGAACATGTGGTCCAGAGGTATGAAGCTAGGGATGAAGCAAGACACAAGTATTTAAAGGAACAACAGCTGAAAAAGTTGGAggagaaaaataataatcaaaataatgaaGAAGATGACGTTAGTGATGATGAAGACAATGAAGATGATCTGAAAGTTGATGAGGCCAAAGTAGACGAGAGCAAGCAAATGGATTTTGCTAAGGTTGAGAAGCGTGTGCGTACTACTGGTGGAGGAAGCACAGGAACTGTTAG GAACCTACGTATTCGTGAGGATACTGCGAAATATCTTCTCAATCTTGATGTTAACTCTGCTCATTATGACCCCAAAACTCGTTCTATGCGTGAGGATCCTCTTCCAGATATGGATCCTAATGAAAAGTTTTATACG GGAGACAATCATCATAGAGTCAGCGGTCAAGCTTTGGAGTTTAAGCAGCTCAATGTTCATGCTTGGGAAGCATTTGACAAGGGTCATGATGTCCATTTGCAAGCGGCTCCATCACAAGCTGAGCTgctttataaaaatttcaagatTAATAAGGAGAAgttgaagtttcaaaataaaGACACTATCATGGAGAAGTATGGCAATGCTGCTACAGAAGACGAGCTCCCACGGGAGCTTTTACTTGGTCAAAGTGAAAGAGAGGTCGAATACGATCGCGCTGGTCGAATTATTAAAGGCCAG GAGGCATCTCTTCCAAAGAGCAAGTATGAGGAGGATGTTTGCATCAATAACCATACCAGTGTTTGGGGTTCTTGGTGGAAGGATCACCAATGGGGTTATGTATGTTGCCAGCAGACGGTTAGAAATAGCTATTGTACTGGTGCTGCTGGTATTGAAGCAGCTGAAGCTGCTGCAGATCTTATGAAAGCTAATATTGCTCGCAAAGAGGCTTCTGAAG AAACAGCTTCAACAGCTGAGGAGAAAAGGCTTGCTACGTGGGGATCTGAAGTACCTGATGATTTAGTTCTAGACCAGAAGAAACTTGCTGAAGCACTTCAGAAG GAGGATGGAAGGAGGAGAGAAGAAAGGGACGAAAGGAAACGAAAATATAATGTCAAGTGGAACGATGAG GTTACTCCAGAAGACATGGAGGCATACAGGATGAAGAGGATCCACCATGATGATCCCATGAAGGACTTCTTACATTGA